The region AAGAAAAGAGTGGAAGTATGCGAATTGGATTTTTTGACTCCGGCATTGGCGGGTTAACCGTGCTTCATCAGGCGCTTAAGCTCTTGCCGCAAGAGGACTACCTGTTCTATGCAGATACCGACCATGTGCCCTATGGGGAGAAGACGAAAGACGAAGTCAGGGAATACATCCTGCAAGCGGTGGATTTCATGGCCAGTCAGCATATAAAAGCGTTGGTGGTCGCTTGTAACACAGCCACCAGCATTGTGATTGAAGAACTTAGGCAGCGGTATGACTTTCCGGTCCTCGGGATCGAGCCGGCAGTGAAGCCTGCGGTTGAACAATCAGAAGGTAAGCAGAAGAAGGTGCTGGTACTCGCAACCCGCTTAACGCTACAGGAGAAGAAGTATCATGATTTGGTGCACCGGATCGATCACGGGGAGATTGTAGACAGTCTGCCGCTTCCCGGGCTGGTCCAGTTTGCGGAGCGTTTTGATTTTGACGAAGAGAGAATTATTCCCTATCTGACAAGTGAGCTGGCACATTTGGACCTTGAGCGGTACAGCACGGTGGTCCTTGGATGTACCCATTTCCCCTACTTCGAGGGGAGCCTGCAGAAGATATTCCCGGATACGGTTGATTTCATCTCCGGCAGTCTCGGAACCGCCAGACACCTGAAGCAGATTCTCCAAGCGGGGGGACGGATCAACGAGGGGACGGGCGATATCCTTTTTTACAGATCCGGTGTTCTGGTAGACGATCCCGCAATGTTATCCAAATACGACAGTCTGTTCAAGCGTCTGGATGAAATTGAACAATCTCTTAATCTGAGCACAAAGGAGTGATCTAACTTGAGTCACTATACAGCCATAATGGAAAGATTGCGCCGGAATCCGCTGAAGAATGTGACGCTGCTCAAAATGATGACGGCGTATCATGCTCAGATCGACAGCGTGCTGATTGAACAACAGGATCATTGGGGCGTGCTGCTGCTTATGCCGGCCGCTACCTTCGGCTATGATCACCGGACCTACCCGGAGGCTGACACCGTTGTACTGATGGACTATAGCAGTCCCGAGGTCTTCCCAGCCCTGCTCAAACGGGTGCCGCGGGACGCCAACCTGGTCTTCAAGCTTCAGGAGGATGCGTACCGGGAGGCGCTGGAACCGTATTTCACGCTGCGGCGGGTCCGTAGTCTCTACTCCTATTCTTCGGCCGAAGGCCAGAGGTTTAGCCCAGATGAGGCCTGCACGGTCAGTGAAGCTATCGATGAACGGCTGCTGCCGCTGTGGATGGCGAATGATTATTCGCTAGAGGAGATCACGCAGTATTTTGAAGACGGGGCATTCGCTGTGACGTTATTTGACGGGGATACGCCACTTAGTACATGTATGGTCTACCGCAATGAGGAGCGAATCTGGGAGATCGGCGGCGTACGTACCATAGAAGCTGCCAGACAACGTGGATTAGCGCAACGCGTAGTCCGCACAGCAGTCTTTCACACCCTCAAGCGGGGCTACATTCCCAGGTATCAGGTGCTGGAGAACAATCCCGCCTCCATCCGCCTCGCCGAATCCATTGGACTTACCCGCGCTGTCACGCTGGAGCATTGGGTTAATTATTGATGGTTAAATTGGAGCAATCACTCACTACCCATGAAGGAGTTTAGATGATGAATAATCCCACTCCACCCTATGGAGAACAGAATTATTACCAGCAGTACCCGAAGCCTCCGCAGGAGCGGACGAACAGCAAAGCGGTTGCAGCACTGGTGCTGGGTATTCTCTCCATCGTAATACCTTACGTCGGCATCCTCTTCGGGATTACCGCAATCATTCTGGCTTCGCTTGCCTTCAAGGAGATCCGTTACAGCTATGAGCAAGGCCGGGGACTCGCGACTGCCGGACTGGTCTGCGGAATAGTCTCCACCTTTATTTACACCATTCTCATCATCATGTTTGTTTTAACTGTTGTGTTATTCAATAGCGCACACACTGCGATGGGGGCGTTTGGCTTAGCGTAACGGACTGAGGCGCTCTTCTTTGGGAAAAAAGTCGCCTATTGGGCGAGTAACGGACTCCACAGGCCTTATCCCATAGCGAGACTATAAGGTCGCCTGAGTCCGTTACGCTGCAAAAAGTGGCGTTTTCGCGGGGATAAGCTCTCTCC is a window of Paenibacillus sp. FSL H3-0469 DNA encoding:
- the murI gene encoding glutamate racemase, with translation MRIGFFDSGIGGLTVLHQALKLLPQEDYLFYADTDHVPYGEKTKDEVREYILQAVDFMASQHIKALVVACNTATSIVIEELRQRYDFPVLGIEPAVKPAVEQSEGKQKKVLVLATRLTLQEKKYHDLVHRIDHGEIVDSLPLPGLVQFAERFDFDEERIIPYLTSELAHLDLERYSTVVLGCTHFPYFEGSLQKIFPDTVDFISGSLGTARHLKQILQAGGRINEGTGDILFYRSGVLVDDPAMLSKYDSLFKRLDEIEQSLNLSTKE
- a CDS encoding GNAT family N-acetyltransferase, with the protein product MSHYTAIMERLRRNPLKNVTLLKMMTAYHAQIDSVLIEQQDHWGVLLLMPAATFGYDHRTYPEADTVVLMDYSSPEVFPALLKRVPRDANLVFKLQEDAYREALEPYFTLRRVRSLYSYSSAEGQRFSPDEACTVSEAIDERLLPLWMANDYSLEEITQYFEDGAFAVTLFDGDTPLSTCMVYRNEERIWEIGGVRTIEAARQRGLAQRVVRTAVFHTLKRGYIPRYQVLENNPASIRLAESIGLTRAVTLEHWVNY
- a CDS encoding DUF4190 domain-containing protein; its protein translation is MMNNPTPPYGEQNYYQQYPKPPQERTNSKAVAALVLGILSIVIPYVGILFGITAIILASLAFKEIRYSYEQGRGLATAGLVCGIVSTFIYTILIIMFVLTVVLFNSAHTAMGAFGLA